The Ranitomeya imitator isolate aRanImi1 chromosome 3, aRanImi1.pri, whole genome shotgun sequence genome has a window encoding:
- the CD247 gene encoding T-cell surface glycoprotein CD3 zeta chain isoform X2, giving the protein MTWRIISADAQFFGLTDPKYCYLLDGVLFFYAIIVTALFFREKLIKRDAVNVDVKSGGDYSELQYRNQAGYDVINTGGDTEKGMNRMKSPDNSVYNDLQRDKMNDPYSDLRVKQHARRKGKGNDVVYQGLSGAQRDTYDALQMQVLH; this is encoded by the exons ATGCACAATTTTTTGGTCTGACGGATCCCAAATACTGTTACCTTTTGGACGGAGTATTGTTTTTCTATGCAATCATTGTCACTGCACTGTTCTTCAGAGAGAAG CTGATAAAGAGAGACGCAGTGAACGTTGATGTGAAATCAGGAGGCGACTACAGT GAACTTCAATATCGAAACCAAGCGGGATACGATGTAATAAATACTGGgggagatacagagaaagggatgaaCAGA ATGAAGAGTCCAGATAATTCCGTCTATAAT GATCTGCAGAGAGACAAGATGAACGATCCCTACAGCGACCTCCGGGTCAAGCAG cacgcCAGAAGAAAAGGGAAAGGCAACGACGTGGTCTATCAG GGATTAAGCGGAGCCCAAAGAGACACGTACGACGCTCTGCAGATGCAGGTGCTGCACTGA